The Granulicella sp. 5B5 nucleotide sequence CGTTGAAGACCAACGACACACCGCTGCTGCTGCACATCAACATGGACGCAGGCCACGGCGGCGCCAGCGGCCGCTATGACTACCTGAAGGAGATCGCCTTCGACGATGCGTTTCTGCTGCGCGAGCTCGGCGTGGAGAAGGTCTAGCTACTCCGGCACGGTCTCGGGGATGACATCACCCTCGCCCGGCGCGAGGAAGAGGTTCGTCTCCAGCCCGTGCTGGCGTGTGTAGAGGTCGTAGTACCGGCCGCCGAGTTTGTAGAGCTCCTCATGCGTTCCGCGCTCGACGATCTCGCCCACCTCAACCACCAGGATCTGATCGGCCTTGCGGATAGTTGAGAGCCGGTGTGCGATGACGAACGTCGTGCGCCCCTGCATCAGGAAGTTGAGACCATGCTGAATCATGGCCTCGGACTCGGAGTCGAGTGAGCTCGTCGCTTCATCCAGGATCAGGATGCGCGGGTCGGCAAGGATCGCACGTGCGATAGAAAGCCGCTGCCGCTGCCCGCCCGAGAGCTTTACACCGCGCTCGCCGACGATCGTCTCGTAGCCCTCGGGAAAGCGGTTGGCAAACTCGTCCACGCGCGCGATGCGGCAGGCGTTGTCGAACTGCTCGCTGCTCGCCTCGGGGTTCGAGAAGAGAATGTTCTCGCGGATGGTGCCGTCGAAGAGAAATGTCTCCTGCAGCACCACGCCCAACTGGCTGCGATAACTCGAGAGCTTCACCGTCGCAAGATCGTGGCCATCGACGAGTACAGCGCCACTCTGGGCGGTATGGAAGCCGCATATGAGGCTGATGATCGTCGATTTGCCGGAGCCGCTGGAGCCGACCAGCGCAGTCACTGTACCCGGCTTCGCATCGAAGCTCACGCCGCGCAACACAGGCTTGTCTTCTACATACGAGAAGCCAACATCAACGAACTGCACATCGCCAGCCACCGTGCTGAGCATCAGCTTGCGGTCGGGGCCGGCGTCCTCCTGCAACTCGGCGAGGATCTCGCGCGTGCGGTCGAGACCAGCCACAGCCTCGGTCAACTGCGTGCCCACGTTCACCAGCTGCATCACCGGTGCGATCATAAAGCCGTTGAACATGACATAGCTCATGAACTGGCCGGCAGTCAGTGGATTATGCACACGCACGGCCTGATGGGCGCCGATGTACATGATCATCGCGCTCACCACTCCCAGCACCACCGTGCCCGCAAGGCCCATCAGCGACTGCGCCGTGAGCGAGCTGATTACGTTGGCAAGCAGCCGGTCCACGCCTGCCGCAAACACACGCGACTCGCTCTCCTCGGCGTGATACCCCTTGACGACACGCACGCCGCCCAGCGACTCGGTCAAGCGCCCCGT carries:
- a CDS encoding ABC transporter ATP-binding protein, yielding MASFGSPGMNGGMRPVDRPARGSRAASAELTAKRKQPSFKQVWPEIKVLVMPRLGLLGFAFVLMAIGRAAGLVVPALFAPFIDKVMTKHDLRLLPMIVGAALGATLISAATSYALTQLLSKSGQRLITDLRKQVQAHIGRLSVSFYDENRTGTLVARIMSDVEGIRNIVGTGIVDFVGGILTAVFAFVWLLHISVTMTLLTFGFLLVFGIIMQQAFKTIRPIFRERSKINAEVTGRLTESLGGVRVVKGYHAEESESRVFAAGVDRLLANVISSLTAQSLMGLAGTVVLGVVSAMIMYIGAHQAVRVHNPLTAGQFMSYVMFNGFMIAPVMQLVNVGTQLTEAVAGLDRTREILAELQEDAGPDRKLMLSTVAGDVQFVDVGFSYVEDKPVLRGVSFDAKPGTVTALVGSSGSGKSTIISLICGFHTAQSGAVLVDGHDLATVKLSSYRSQLGVVLQETFLFDGTIRENILFSNPEASSEQFDNACRIARVDEFANRFPEGYETIVGERGVKLSGGQRQRLSIARAILADPRILILDEATSSLDSESEAMIQHGLNFLMQGRTTFVIAHRLSTIRKADQILVVEVGEIVERGTHEELYKLGGRYYDLYTRQHGLETNLFLAPGEGDVIPETVPE